ttattatttattttgatttataaacCTTTAAGAGAAGACAAGACATGCTGGGCATGCCAGCAGTTGCAGCTTGCAGCCTGTTGGCTTGCAAACTGCTTAAAGAATCATGAGAAAACTAGGTTAAGAGGTTAATCCACTTGCCCCAAACTGTAAGCCTAGTTAAGTGGTATAGAGCTGAATTTGGGTCAGGCAATCTGGCTTCAGTGATGGTACTCACAATTCCCACTCCAGGAGTTTCtagttgtgtgtgcatgtgtgtggagtGTGCGGTGTGTGCAGTTATATTGAAATGTAGTCATCAAGATGTGCTATGAGGACACAGTTTGGGGTTTAACTGATTCCGCAGGAATGAGCTCCACCACCAAAATTGCCCAAGTAGAGCTGGGCACATTTATCCTACAGCTTCAGGGACATCTTAGCCCGATGAAGTGTCTGACTTGATGCTATAATTTTATGGTTCCAATGTTAACAATTTCCTGAACAGTACCATGTTGCTACATAAACAATTCTCctatattttcataaattttatgaaatgtatttcattaaaaataggaAACTTTTTTCCTATAGTTGATACATGTAATTATGTGTTATATGTAAAGTGACTACATAATTATCACCATTCATTTCccagttaatatttttaataagttcAGGTATATAAGAATATAAAGCATTTCACTACTAATTTTGAATGGGTAAGAGTTCAAAAGAGATAAACATgtgaataatattttatcactgtttaatcatgcacattttatttaaaaatagtaatacaaCAGGATACTGACCTATTGAACATTGTACACATATTGTTTTCCCCCTTTCATGAAATCTTGGAAtatatttcaactgaaaatgaTTAAGAAACCCCCAAAATATAATACTTCTTTTGAAAAACACCGGTATAAATGGACAACTTTATCTACAAAACTGCACCAAAGATTAATTATTGGCACATATCCAATATTTTACTATTAAGTTAATATTAGGTAAATGGACACATCTTATTAGAGTATTTAAACCATGCCCCTAAGTTCCAGTAAGCACATCTATTTCCATTCCAGTAACTCTGAAATTTTATACATGTTTAACATAATGGCAACAATAACAATATTATTAGTATTCATTACACCCTGTATAAATGCCAACCACTGCTAGTAATGTTATTTGTGTTTTGGTGTAATTTTCACAACATCCCTAGTGGTTAAATACTATATCCACATTTTATGGTGAAGAAACTGGGTCTTAGAAACATCAAAAATACTTGCTCAAGGTTGCACAGTGAGAAAGTGGCGGGACAGGAATTCAACCTACAGCAGACAGAGCCTATCTCATTGCTAGATAAACATCCctcaaagacagagaaacagaccTTGTACTTTAATGGATCTCCAGCACCCAGCAAGGGCCTTaaacagagtaggtgctcaatgaataattactgaattaaagattaaaattttagatgtgaggtttagatttaaaaataaaggtgataATTTTTGCTAAAAAATGGATATGAGGCAAAAATCCAATTCAAccttaactttttttcatttgtctgactTCAAAGCAAAAAGGAAGAGTTTATGATTTGGTTGAAAATTAACagaattccaaattaaaaatgtAGTTTTATACCTAGCCCCAACACTACATTTCTTCATAAACTTCTGCACATTACTTAACTTCAGATATTAAGTATTTGGCTTGGAGATCATTTGTGTTAAAGCATGCTGAGACCATAAAAGTCCAAGATAAATGTAAGAAACTATTAATGTCATTGCTTTCTTTGCAAGGTGGGGGCTTGTGTTTTTCTCATAGTACTCACAAACTGTCATAATCCATGATGACAGTTTCCTGAACCTTTTTCATATACTTCAGTCAATTCAAGGAGATACAGCCTATCAGCATATTGTTATTCATAGAAATCTTAAAGTATTAGGTAATCTAACTGAGATTTCCCAAATTTGCCCCTTCTTTTTAGCAATGAAAATTTGTATCCTTCAAATACAAACTACTTAAAAAGAAGATGCATTTTAGGCAGACGTCTACATgggtgggaaaggaaaaggaaatgacatTTTTAGAATCCATTCTGTCTACTTTCCATAAAATAGCCACAACAAACAATCAGTTTACTTTCATTATCTTCATATTATTGATTAAAAAGGGATAGAGAGGGTAAAGTGAATCTCCCAGGAGAGCACAACTAGACAATGACAGATCCAGGATTCCAATGTTCTACATATGTTTAGAGCAATGATCTTTGCCCCTTACAGTGATTCAGCCTTGAACTAGGTTAATGAATTCTTTTGGTTCTTCAGCTGTCAGGGAAATCAACCAGCTGATTTTCAAAGACTTTCttgtaataaaaaatatacttaacataATCAGTAAAAACCAAATTAGGGAGAATTAtgtaatatatttcttaaattatcaTCATCTTTTCTTCACACAGGCTACATTATAGTGTATATTCATATACTCACACTAAGACTAATAATATTTTGGgataatttatttggaaataaaaaatttatcatGAATTTAATAGTTAAtaactttccaaatatttagtCTTGGTATAATTAATGAAGTCAGCAAATCTATGATATTCAGCCAGGTTTTGAAAGCTAATCAGATTTGAGTAGTTTAATTTCTATGTTTTAAAGTTTACAAATTACCATTTGATTAATTATTTGCTATATCAATTATCAAGTGTGATAGTGATTAACACACTTATTAAGAACAGGGTTTTATTAAATCTCCCATCCCCTGAACAGTTCTCTTTTGTTCAAAGTTGACTCAGAACTTCAACAACTGGACCCACTGAACCAATATTGTTCAACAACATTCAAAAGAATCTCTTCACAATCTCAATTTTCCATGAAGATATTCCAGTGCTATGAAAACACCTGTTATGCCCAATGCTCTTAATTTGAGTTCTACAAGTGGACACGAAGTGGACACAAAATGTCCTTGAAATGAATTGAGTCTCTAAGATCTCCatgtgaaacaaataaacaaagggTTATCTGTAATGTAATTTGTACCTGTTTTTTAATGAGTGAATTTgtactaaaatttttttccatttataaatacataaaaagggAACCAAAAGTTTTTTTGTCCTTTCCTTCActagttttctttaaaagataacaaTAAGAGATATTGATTTACTAAAAAAAAGTACTATCAGAGTACCACAAGGCTGTGCAGCTGAGCTAGAATGTTCTGGGTTAGAAGATGAAAGaacaatgttttatttcaggCTTCTCTGAGTAGTTTTAATCAGATGTATGTTTATAGAATTCAAGAGTCTATGAAGCCCTGAATTTATGTTCCCAATTTTGATGATATGTGAACTTTCCATAAAAATAACCTATAAATTTCAACAGATTTTCAAATGGATCTGTAATTGCAAAAGGCTTGCAAACCCTGTGCTTTTAGACTAGATACTTCATATCTCTCAACCTCAGCTTCTTATTTTCATGAATTTAGACTAAATGACTTGAAAGACAGATTCTAACTTTAATTTTCTATGGTTCTAAGAATAAAACTGATGATATTAATCTCAGACAGGATATCTCTGCTCATTGCATTGGATATATTGGAATAGTTTTCCCAAGATTTAAATATAGGTTACTTAGTTTCTTCTTCACTGCTGTCTTCACTTCCTGGTTTCTCAGCGTATAGATAAGTGGATTCAGAAAGGGGGTGAAGATGGTATAGAAAACAGAGAGAACTTTGTCCACCAGGAAGTTTGTGCAAGGCCACACATAGATAAAGATGCAGGGCCAAAAGAACATTAACACAACTATGAAATGTGCAGTGCAGGTAGAAAAAGCCTTAGATGATCCTGTGGAGGAGTGGTCCTTGATAGTGATGAGAACAATGATGTAGGAGGTGAGCAAAAGCAGAAAGCTTACAAGAGCAATCACACCACTGGTTGAAATCATGAAGATACcaagaaaatatatatctatgCACGCTAGCTGGATGACCAAAGGAAGGTCACAGAAGAAACTGTCTACAACATTGGGACCACAGAAGGGTAAATAAAGAGTAAAAGCTAACTGGCTCATGGTATGCAAGAAGCCCACTGTCCAAGAAGTTACCACAAGCCCGACACACACTCTGTGGCTCATAATTGATGAATAATGGAGAGGTTTACATATGGCAATGTACCTGTCAAAAGACATGGAGATGAGCAGCACAATCTCAGTCCCAGTGAAGAGGTGCAAAAAGAAGATCTGAGAAATGCAGCCCTCAAAGGAGATGGTCTTGTGCTGAACAAAGAAGTCCATGATCATCTttggagtggcaaaggaggacagGCACATGTCAATGAGAGACAGGTTGCTGAGCAGGAAGTACATGGGGGAGTGAAGGTGTGAGGTGGACAGGACTGTGAGCAAAATCAAGCAGTTGCCCAACATggtcattaaataaaaaatggagaacatcacaaaaaagaaaatctggagcTCAGGAGAATCAGTAAGTCCGAGTAACACAAATTCAGACACCCTGGAATGGTTGAACGTCTCCATTGATCTGCAGGCTCTGCTGTATAATGACAAAATCAAACCAAATGACAGAGCTGGAAAGTACGATACTTCTACAATTACGTATGGAGGAGTTATGGTATCAGTTAATAATTCACTAGAATGTTGATTACCTAAAATCCATCTAATAACTATCTCagtaaaggtttttatttttggaacCACTTAACAGTTGCTATCAGGTATCACCACAAATGGACAACTTGATTTTGATCAGCATGAAGTACATGCTGGGTTATACTCTGCACATTCCTTTCTGCATGCTGACTTAGGAGTTACATAATCCACAGTTACAGAGGAAGATTACACTGAGTGAACGTGCTCTACTTAACAAGTCAGATACTTAAAAATTTGAATGGGGGTTAAACTCTCAGAATTTTCTATTAAACCCCTCCAAAAAAAGCAATTATATTGAGTCTACTATTGTTGAATGCTGGATTTAAATAACAGTTTAACATAATGATTTCAGAAGACCCATTTAGTATCCTTTGAGGGTGAtaaatgatttcttctttaaataaccTCCTGTTTTCTTAACTACAGAAAAATCCATTCCACTGTCATTTCATTTGcaccttttcaaattgttttgtCAATATTGATATGTACTATTATAACTATGAATATGTAAATgataaattaatttcttaattccATAAAATTACTGATGACCAAAAGGTTTACCTGTAACAGATTAGTTATTCTCAACTTTGTTATTTTATGATCtcatagaaacattttttaaaaagagggagaaatatccctcctttgtttctcctcATGTTACTAAAAGAAGGCTATTTTTTTAGactagaaaaaagagaaaaagagtctagGACAAGGccaggaaatatacaagatgaaaGTTGGGCCTCTTGTAGTACCAGCATATATGATgctcaaagcaaaacaaagcaaacaaaaaagaacccACATTAATTATGGTAAGTCAAAGTAGTACCAgaggcaactgaaagaaaataaagaaagatacATTAAGGACTCagcctcatttttcaaaattgagttTTTGATTTACAGTGAATTGTAAATTCTGCAAATATCTCCTGTGACATTTTTCATTTAAGTGACCTCCTGTTTTCCCATGTGGAGAAAAATCTGGCTTTATCCTTACTTACTTGCAAATATTCAAATTGTTCTGTcaatattgataaatatttttaagattgtcAGAGAACAATATTCCTGAGATTCTAAAACTGAACTGTGGCAAAGTAGTTATGAAAGTTAAGGTATCCttgacctgctgtgtgaccttgatgtTACCTTAGTAGCCTCTCTAAGATATGGCCTCTTCACCATGAGAATTAAACTAGATGGTCTGTCTAAAGCACTAAGCATATTTCCTGGGCAACATTCAAGAATTCTCTAggttttgaaattcaaatttaagaatACTGTTCAGAAATAATCAGCTTATTTCattaatagtaacaataatttcagtaaaaatattctAACCTAGTTTCAATTTAGTGATTTAGAAAAAGATGTGGACTTCCAAAATCATTTCATCTTCTTAAAGTTAAATTActtcttttcttataaaaatgataTGACTATCTTGATATATTAAGGGCATTAAAAATTCTCATCCTCAGATCTTTCCATATCTCTTCTATTTTCCTGAATTAATTTATGAGGACACAAAAACTATAATTATACCTAatttacattatataaatatataatgaatgTATTATGTATTCattataaatgaatgaacagttaccaggttttttcttctttcatcttcagCAAAGCATCTCTGTTACCTATTTAATCGAATCATCTATGtcttcaaattatatatatataattcaaattatatacattttttctttgctgatcctctattttttttttaatttatatttttgggagggaggtaattaggcttatttgtttatttattttagtggaggtactggggattgaacccagaacctcgtgcatgctaggcatgcactctaccattgaactATTCCCTCCCCCCAGTCCTCTATTATTTTTGATTtatacaaattaaatgaaaatctttttctACCTGAAGAACATGAACTATAATTGcttctcaagatccttaataTTATTTCTAGCTTTTCACCTACCGGCTACGCATCAGGAATCAAAAACACCATATCCTTCAAGATTCACACCTCCTGAAAACAGCATTACCATAGTCCTTACTATATACATCAGAAGCCTGGAGTATGGATGTATATTTCTCTGATCTTGGTATAAAAGCCACTAGGAAGCAGGGACATTTAGGAGATCAGGGATTAGGTACTACGATCTGTTTGCAGTGGGAGTTATTAAAATGTTGAGCTGACTTTTCCCTAAGTTGCAACAAGAGCTGTGGAGTGCGTCTTTGCTATTTAAAGTGAGGATGCACATTCATGATGAAGTAGTATTCATGAGAGAAAAAGCACACCTGGGACTGGCCTTGAGAAGACCTTGGAGCAGTTGTTTAAGGAACATTTACGGAGCGAAATGTTGCTCCTTTGACTATGGAAATATTCCCACATTTATGCCCCAGGTTCCATGTCCCAAAGTTGGAAAATTACTCTTTTAGGCTAAGGCATTTCATCACCTGCAAACTCTTGCTTTATTCAAAGAATCATGTAAAGAAGGAATCCTGCGTTAACGTTTTTGAGAGGATACCAAAAATTAGTATAGGTGAATAGGTATAATGACAGCTACTGCCACAGGTAGACGAAATCTGGGGAAAGAGAAGTTGGAAAGCTCAGAGTAGCTGAGAAAAGTGAAGATGGGTACCATACAAGTAGCCTAGAGGAATGGTATAAGAATTAAATCCCACAAATAAATGCAaagcatttagcataatgcctggcacagagaaattgctgaataaaatataatagaagGAACAACAGAGGTGATTATAGTtactaacattatttttaaaatatccatgaCACATAATTCAGGAGGATACTAGATGTGGAATCTCAACCTGAAACTGTAACTGAGGGTCTTGCCATATTTACTTGAAGGTCAAGGTCGATCATTCATTCATGGCGTGTTCTCCAAACACAACTTTATTCCCAAACACCTCAGTGATTTGAACTCCACAACTTCTGTACCCATGCTATATTCCTCACGAGACTAGCAATGCAGACCAAGAAAATCTTTCCTAGCTGACCATATTCCGTGCAggctttgaaattaaaaaaaaaaaaaaaaaagtgactttgtttaaaagatgtttttgttttatttctcttctggaaagagaaaaaaaggaaatgacttttttaaaaagcccaccAACACAAAAACAGTTGCAAAGATTTGGTACATCTAAAATATTTGTACTGGCTTAAAATGAAAGATAAGTGTATGCAATTAATTATTACCATAGTTATcctgaaaaaggcaaaaagagtaacagaaaaataatagaagtaaAAGATAATTCAGAAGAGCATGAAGGAGTTTGAGGGCATAACAAAACTGTTCTTTATCTCTGTGGTGATCATGGTTACATGAATCTgtacatgtgttaaaattcatagaactgtacaccaaaagaaaccaaaactgattttactttaaaataatttataaagtagaattttaaaaagcaaaaccaagtAATTCAGTACAGTGGCAAGTTACAAAATAAGCAAACGAAACCAGTATCTTTCTGATGAATGAACAATTACTTGTTAAAGTACATGGATGAGCAatagaatatataaagtaaataggAATAATATTAATCAGAAATGTATCTTGGGGACAAAAGCTGTACTACtctacagaagggaaaaaagttgAATAAATTGAAGTTCATACTGTATTACTGGAAGGAGAAATTCAGTTGTTCAATATATAAATTCCACTaaagacttaaaataattttcagaatttttctagAGGTAAATCAGGAAAGTGGTTAGGAAttagaaataacatttattatatgcaaaattattataaaatgaaatagtaaaataatatacaaaaaacaTGGGATGTGTGTGACTAAAAATTAATGTAATGGAACTGGGAGGACACCAAGTAGAGATAGACCAAAGAATATATTagaatttacaatattataatgTTTACAGGATTATAACAATTGGCAAACGGGACTTTTCAGATGGAGTTAAGTTTGCTAATCAACTTTAGAATAAGACCAGCTCAGTGTAATCACAAGTGATAGAGGGATTTTGCAGATACCAACAAACTATTCTAGAGTTTGTGTCAGTATTTATCAATAGGTGATACAAATCAAATGGATAAAATGAAcatgcttattttttaaagaaattaaaatgaaaattgaacacatgaaaaaatacacGTAATTTATCTGTAccaatattgaatcactatgttgtacatctgcaACTAATAAAGTCTCATCTAccaattttatcacaattaaaaaaagttagGAAAAAATGCACTTAATCAATAGACATTGTTTGCAATAGTCAAAACTGAAagctataataaatataatactcCTGTCTTTTCCAAATcataaatctttaaaacaaagcaaatactACTCTTAGAAATAGCAAGGACCGATAATTCCATATATTGTTGGTGGAAGATTAAATTGACAGAATTTCACTATATATCAAAGTTTATTCCTTGTGACCTAGTAATTgttcttctaaaaatttattcccagaaaatactcaaataagagtaaaaagttgtatttaaaacatttttatataaacttAGCTTATAACAGCAAAATTCTAAATATACAAAAGCAGgggattatttaataaataataataaatggtaATTGAATAATTCATAGTCATTTGAGTATTATGatctatatttatttaaaacatgcctatagtattaaaattataaactacaTGTATGATACGatccaatttttataaaaataattatgtgtTTATAGAAGtaaaactgacaaaattttaatattaaatatttctaaatgatagCATTGGATGTAATTTTCAtattgttctttatttatttaatatttacaagcACCTTTTTTGTGCCAGGAGTATTCAAAGCAAATGAATTTCTGCTTTCATGGATGTTATATACCACAGGAGAAAAAGACAGCCAAAAAATAAGCATGTGCAACATGTGCCCTGTTCAAAGTTGATGAGTGCTATGGGGAAAAGTAATGAAGTGATGCAGGGAAGTGCAGTAGGCAGTGCTGGGGGAGTGGGTTGCAGTTTTCTGTAGGGTAGTCAGGGGAGATCTCACATGAAAGGTGACACTTGAGGATGGGTCAAATTTGAGGAAATTATAAAGTTGCCAATATCTTGGAAAAGCACATTTCAGACAGCAAGTCAAAGGACCTGGGTTAGGGAGTGAGGGGATCAGGAAGCCAACAGGTCTGAACAGAATGATCAGGATAAGACGTAGTAGGATAAGAGGTCAGAGAGCAGAAGGGTTAGGAGTTGGAACAGATAGAAGGGGTCGTATGGACTTTAGAGATAACAAGAGAAAACTTTAGCTCTTTATGGTTGGGAGTCATTGAGGGTTTTGAGAAGACAGATGGTATGACTATTTTAACCAGATCATTCTGGATGCTCAGCtgagaaaaaactaaaatgagaCAAGAACAGAAGTAAGACCAGTAAAGAGGCTACAGCCATAAAAGAGGCAAGAGATGTTGGTGGTTTGGGCCTCGGTGGTAGAATTTCAGGGATGGATGACCTAAGCTGGCAATTTTATGATGGCAGAACTAACCCGGACTTGTTAACAGATTGCATGTGGAATATGAAAgaagatatttctaaaatataataaatccAAGATTTTAGACCAGAGACTGGAAAAATGAAGTTACAACTAAGTAAGAATTGAATCgtagggtggggagaggggtgtggtGACGATCAGGAGTCAGTCTGGGATGTGATGCGTGAGGCAAGGTTAGGACACCGAAGGTAGAGCTGTGACAGTGGCACCGGACGCTGGGTAGGGGAGCCTAGGGTCCATGAGGAAGATGTGTATAGAAGCAAGCAATATATAGATGGGATTAAAGCCAAGAAAGCTGGGTAGCTAACGACAAACTCTCAAGAAGAATGAGGGCACAGCTGCTTAGGTGGAGGGGAGACCGTGCAAGTGGAGACTCCTGGAAGGCAGTGATCCACTGCGTCAAGTGCTATTCAGAGGTGAAATACCAAGAGACCTGAACAAGGATCTTTGATATCATTGGTGAGCACAACAGGAGCTGTTTTATCAGCATGATTGGGTGAGGTGAAAAGGAAAGACATTGGAAGCAGAGAGTAAAAACATGCCAGCCTGAAAAGATTAAGACTACAGACTATCGGATTCCCACTCTGTAACATTCTGTAAAAGGTAAAATCATAGCAATAGTAAAAAggtcagtggttgtcaggggcttgaggggagaggagagggtgggagggatgaCTGGGTGGATCATAGGGGATTTTTAGAGCAGCGAAACTATTCTGcgtgatactgtaatggtggatatatgacacgcatttgtcaaaatccatgaAACTGTACACAAAAGGTGAACCCTAGTGTGAACTATggacttcatttttaaataatgtattaatattgATTCGTCAGTTATAACAAACACACCACACTAATGCAGGATATTAATGGAGgaaagtatgtgtgtgtagtgaggtggggaggggtataggaactctgtattttctgctcaacttttctatgaacctaaaactgctcttaaaaagtcTATTAGTATTGTTAAAGTATAAGTTACCTTGGAGCTTTGCtgtaaagggaaggagagaactgAGGTAAGATATGGAAGGAGAAAGTTGACAAAAAGGTTTTATTTAAGATGAAAGAAATGTGGTTATATGCTAAGGGGAAAATCCAGTAGGGAGGGGAAAGTTAATGGTgcagaagacagaaaggagaattaCCAGAATGATGGCCTTTAGTGGGAAAGAAGGGATGGACTCTGCGGCACAGATGGGGGAGTCAGTTTTTGAGGGAGCACCATCAGGTCACCCAGTCACAGGAGGGATGCAGGCACACGGGCAGATGTAGGAGTAGAAGCTTGAGGAATTCTCTTCTGCTCCTTCTCTCAGTGAAATAGGAAGCTCCATGATAAGCTGAGaatgaggatggggagggagctTTTTGAGAAAATACTCATGAGGGAGATATTTGAGAATacctgaatattttttcataatttgaatattttatattatacatggtttatattcataaacattttaattctgattatttttcaaataaaatataaaaattaatcccTTGTATTTTTGGTTACACTGTTGTTTTAGATGCTTCCCATTCATTCAGTGTATTCAGAAGACACTTGAATTTTGTTAAGTCAATTAGGCAAAGAGGCAGTAACAGGAGAGGCTTCTGTTTTTCTCGGGGAGATCTAATTGGTGCAGAGTGGCAGATCATCATCTTGATCCTAACAGGGTGGTGGTTTTCACACAACAGATGGCAAAGGTTGTAGCAAAAACAGCTCTCTTTTGACAGTCTGTGTTGTTTTAGGTGTCATATCTGCATACCCAGCCTATAGTCTGTTCTTCCAGACTTTGCAAATTTTCATAAGCACATAATTCTCTATATTAAATCATCCTTTAAATAGCTAGAATGCAACACATTCCTGACTGGTCCTCCAAAGAACCATGATCACTACACTCAGTGTGAAATCAGTCAGTGATGAGATCAACAGACAGCTAGGAGTCATAAAAATCTGCTAGGGCTGCTCATGAAgttttggagaaaagaaagtgaaacgTACCCATGAAACATGAAACACATCCTTTCCCCCTGAAAACTACCAActttcttttgctttcctttatgtaattatgggagaaaaatttacagcttaatttctttcaaaatataggCATGGTATTTCCCttttagttatatttttcaaCTCTGATATCTTCACAAAATCTTATGTTCACAGCCCTAAGTCATTTATGAAACCATAGTAGAGTAATTACTCTGTTGCTTAAAATCTTACAATGATttcttaaagtaattattttaaaaataaacttttaatatcCACTTTATAGACCTATACATGTGTTGGACACTATTGGTATCTCCAATGAGTTCTAATCATTTTTACATTCATCTGTTATATCCTGGTCAATCTGACTTTGCTGTGTTTGTCAAATATACCAAATTCATTACCATCCTCAGAATTTTTGCACTGtatattccctctgcctggagtgctctGCCTGCTGCTGTCTGCACAGTGGCATATTCGGTTTATCTAAATATCAGCCAAAATGACATCTGCTCATAGTCGTCTCCCTGCGACGACTAAAAGTAAGGTCATTACCCCGGTCTCACAGTTACAATCTAATATTTTGCTTTTCGTTTTAGTTCTTGAAACCCtcctgtttattttctatgttattGGCTGTTTATTCCTACTAAATTGTAACTTCAGGAGGGCAGTGACATTACCTGTCTCCTTGATAGCTATTTCTCCTGGTGCCTAGAACAGTCCTGACAGACAGCGGATGATCAATAAATGTAGTGTTGGgaaaatgaatacattaatgTCACATGAAATTCTCCAGTTtcaattttcttattcatttttcccACGTTTTATCAGGCTAAGTGCTGATAAAATAACTTTCTCACTGAAGCTTTTATTTCTTGGTTGCGTAGGGTATAAATCACAGGGTTCAATAAAGGAAAGATCACTGTATGGCAAAAAGAAACCACCTTGTCTGCTGGTAAGGCTCTGAAGGGGCGGCTATAGATAAAGATGCCAGGCCCAAACATGAGAAATATAACGATGATATGGGTGGTGCATGTGGACATGGCCTTGCTCTTCCCCTCAGAGGAGGAACCACGTACACGGCAGAGAATGACTGCATATGAGACCAGAAGCCCCAATAAACACAGGAGGGTGAGCAGGCCACTGTTGAAGACCATCAGGAGCTCCACCACAAAGGTGTCAGTGCAGGCCAGCTTGATGACCTGCGGCACATCACACAAGAAGTTGTCCAATAGGTTTGGACCACAGAAGGGCAAGCGGAGGATGAGGGCCACCTGGATAATGGAGTGGACAAAGCCCCCAATCCAAGGAGCCAACAGCAAGACATGGCAAGCTCTTGGGTTCATGACGGTAGAGTAGTA
This DNA window, taken from Camelus dromedarius isolate mCamDro1 chromosome 5, mCamDro1.pat, whole genome shotgun sequence, encodes the following:
- the LOC105089995 gene encoding olfactory receptor 4K2, with product METFNHSRVSEFVLLGLTDSPELQIFFFVMFSIFYLMTMLGNCLILLTVLSTSHLHSPMYFLLSNLSLIDMCLSSFATPKMIMDFFVQHKTISFEGCISQIFFLHLFTGTEIVLLISMSFDRYIAICKPLHYSSIMSHRVCVGLVVTSWTVGFLHTMSQLAFTLYLPFCGPNVVDSFFCDLPLVIQLACIDIYFLGIFMISTSGVIALVSFLLLLTSYIIVLITIKDHSSTGSSKAFSTCTAHFIVVLMFFWPCIFIYVWPCTNFLVDKVLSVFYTIFTPFLNPLIYTLRNQEVKTAVKKKLSNLYLNLGKTIPIYPMQ
- the LOC116153480 gene encoding olfactory receptor 4N2-like; translation: METENNTVVTEFILVGLTQSQSIQLLVFVLVLIFYLIILPGNFLIILTIRSDPGLTAPLYFFLGNLAFLDASYSFIVAPRMLADFFSEKKVISYNGCITQLFFLHFLGAGEGFLLVVMAFDRYIAICRPLYYSTVMNPRACHVLLLAPWIGGFVHSIIQVALILRLPFCGPNLLDNFLCDVPQVIKLACTDTFVVELLMVFNSGLLTLLCLLGLLVSYAVILCRVRGSSSEGKSKAMSTCTTHIIVIFLMFGPGIFIYSRPFRALPADKVVSFCHTVIFPLLNPVIYTLRNQEIKASVRKLFYQHLA